The genomic window CCGCCGCTATAGACGTGCGTGGTTATGGATCGTCGGCCACCCCAGAAGGGTTCGACGCTTACCGGTTGGTGGATTTAGCTGCCGATTGTGTTGGGGTGGTTCAAGCCCTCGGTGAAACCACGGCCACCATCGTGGGTCACGACTGGGGTTCCCCTATAGCGGCTGCCGCCGCCCGTTTACGGCCCGATGTTTTTACGGCAATGGCATTACTGAGCGTGCCTTATGATGCCCGTAACGATCACCGGCCTTCCGAGACCTTCGCCAGTTTCAGCGATACCGAAGAGTTTTACATCACCTATTTCCAAAAACCGGGGCAGGCCGAAGCAGAAATAGCAAAAGACCCCCGCCGTTGGTTAGCGGGCTTTTACTTCTCAGCGTCAGGGGACTGCCCGCCACCTGAACCGGGGCAAAAATCTATGGGGTTCGTGCCTCCCGGCGGCTTGCTAAGCGACGGATTTTCTTATCCCTCCAGCCCACTGGAGTGGATGACCGACGCAGATTTAGACTTCTACACGGCAGAGTTTGCCAAGGCCGGATTTACCGGTGGGCTCAACCGCTACCGGTGCATTGACTATGACTGGGTTGATCTGCGAGCTTGGCATCATGCAGCTATTAGGCAGCCCTCGTTGTTTATTGGTGGAGAAAAAGACGGCCCCACACAATGGGGGGCGGGCGCCATTAGCCGGTATCCAGAGACTTTGCCAGGCCTTCGGGGGACCCACATTTTAGAGGGGGCCGGTCACTGGCTGCAGCAAGAAGCAGCGGAGACGGTGAACGACTTGTTACTGGAGTTCCTCGACGGGCTTTAAACGGCGACTTGAACGCACTAAGGTCGCTTATCATCTAGGGTTAGTCAATGTCGGACAACAAATCAGGAAAACTAACCCGCTCATTGGGCTTGCGCCATGTGTTTTCGCTGTCTACCGGAGCGATGCTTTCTTCGGGTCTTTTTTTGCTCCCGGGTTTGGCGGCTGCTAAAGCCGGGCCGGCCGCCATATTGGCTTATCTAATAGCGGGAGTGTTTGCCGTGCCAGCCATGCTGAGTGTGGCCGAACTTTCTACGGCCCTTCCCAAAGCGGGCGGGGCTTACTATTTTCTAGAGCGTGCTCTCGGGCCGGCGGTGGGTACGGTAGCCGGGTTCGGCACTTGGCTTTCTCTGGTACTCAAAGATGCTTTCGCCATGGTAGGCATGAGTGCTTATTTGGTATTGGTTTTAGATGTCAACACCACTTGGTTGGCCTTGGCGCTCATTGGTTTTTTTACTTTCATCAATGTGGTGGGCTCGAAAGCCAGCGCTTCGGTGCAGTTGGCCATGGTGGCGTTTGTTATTGCGGTCATGGGGTGGTTCTTGGTTGAAGGGCTTTGGGAAACAAAAGCCCGTGGTCTTGATGATCCAAACCTAGAGCCCTTCTTCACCACTGGGTCATCGGGGGTGATGGCCGTGGTGGGTTTGGTGTTTGTTTCCTATGGCGGGCTTACCAAAGTGGCTAGTGCAGCGGAGGAAGTGGAAGACCCTTCGCATCGCATTCCTTTAGGTATGGCGCTTTCGTTGGGGGTAGCCACCTTGCTTTACACTTTGGGGGTTTTGGTGGCGGTGGTGGTGGTTCCTCCGGAGCAGTTGCATCAAGATTTAGCACCTATTCACACTGCGGCGGTGGCCGTGCTGCCTCCGTTGGGGGTAGGACTTATCGTTATCGCTGCGTTGGCTGCTTTTGCTTCGGCGGTAAATGCCGGCATTATGGCGGCCGCTCGCTACCCCATGGCCATGGCTCAGGATGGCTTGTTGCCCGCCCGTTTGGGAGGCATTGGTAAGTTTGGTACCCCCACGGTGGGGGTAGTTATGACCGGTTCGTCTATTGCGGTGGTGGTCTTGATTTTTGATGCAGAGGCCATAGCTAAGTTGGCGAGTGCTTTTGTTTTGTTGACTTTGGGTTTGGTTAACTTGGCGGTCTTGGTGTTGCGGGCTTCTCGTATCCAGTCTTACGCCCCGGCTTTTCGGGCGCCTTTGTATCCGTTTACGCAGTTTGCTGGTCTTGCCGTGTCGGTGTATTTGATATGGCAGTTGGGCCCGGTGCCTCAGTTGTTTGTTTTGATAGTCAGTGTGGTGGCCTGGACGTGGCATCACTTTTACGCTCAGGGCCGCACCAAACGAGCCGGCGCTATCCGCCATGTTTTTGAGCGGTGGGGTTCCGAAGTCGATAGAGGTCTTGACCGTGAGATGAGTGCGGCCATGGCCGGCCACGGCTTGCGTGATGTTGACGACTACCACGGTTTGATCGCTCGGGCTTCGGTGTTGTCAATCCCCGAGGGCACAGATATTTCCGAGGCCGCTGATCGGGCGGCCACCGTGTTGTCGGATCAAATTGGCTTATCGCGAGAACGAGTCACGGAGCGCTTTTTAGAGACTGGTTCTTTGTGGATCCAGCCGTCAAGCGACCACCCGACGGCTACCCCTGTGGCTTTGTTCGAGGCCATTGATGACGACCAGTTAGTGATCGTGCGTTCGGCTGCTGGTATACGTATTCCGGCTGCTTGGGGGGGTTCGGGCGAACGAGTGAACGCTCTCTTCTTTTTGGCGGGTACCACGGCTAACGCGGGCCGGTCGCTTCGTTTGGCCGGCGAGTTAGCCAGCCACTTGCATACCGGGGCTCGTGAAGTGGGCGAGGCGGCGGATGAGGCATCCGTCAAGTCGGCGTTGTTGCCCGAGGCCATGATTACCCAATACACCTTGTTTCCCGAAGGCCTTGATGCGGCTTTGATCGGCAAAAAAGTGGGGGCGCTTGGTTTACCTAAAGGTGTTGAGGTAGCGGCATTGATTCGCTTCGGGGTGTCGTTGCCGGTGGAAGATGAATTGGTGTTAGAAGCCGATGACCAACTCACCTTGGTGGGACCCGCCGAGGTCATGCCCGCTCCAGGGGCGCCTATTCCTGCCTCCCGGTAGTTTTCGAGCAGGCCCAAGCAAAAGAAAGTAGAAACCGCTACGAGCGTTTCTGGCCGAAGAGATCCCACGAAGTGATTTTTTCTGCGCCCCGATAACGAGGAGCAACCCCCCAGTGGCCGGTGGGGTGACCCAAAGGAAGCAGGGCTAAGACCTCGTAACGCTCGGGGATACCAAGCAATTGACGAACCTCATCTTCGTAAATGCGGTGCAGGGTAGTCAACGAGGTGCCGAGTCCCAGCGATCGGGCGGCCAACATAAAGTTTTGCACCGCAGGATAAACCGAAGCATGGGTAGGGCCGACCGGCATGGCCCCCTCATCGTCGTAGATGGTCATATCTATGGTTGGCATAAGCACTAAAACGTGCACCGGAACGTGCTCTAGGGTTTGGGCAAGGTGCTCAGTGGCCCGATTGTTGCGTGCCCAACTTTCCCGCACCTGATCATTGGGGAATTCCTGGGGGGCGACCGCCGGGCCATAACGGTCCCACCCGCGGCGATACAGGTCAGCCAAACCGAGACGTAAAGCGGGGTCTTGAACTACCATAAATTGGTAGGGCTGAATGTTCCCTCCGCTGGGTGCTTGAACGGCGGCACGAAGACATGTCCAAATATCTTCTTCGCTTACCGGCTGCTCAGAATAACGACGCATGGCGCGGTTGGTCATGAGCCCATCAAGGAGGCCAATGTCGTTACCTTTGGAGAGTCCTGGCTGAAAGGTCATTATTTTCTACTTTCCGGTAAATTTTGGTGGACGCTTTTCTTGGAGAGCGCTCAACGCCTCGGTGAAATCTTGCGAAGCAAAGGTGACCGTTTCTAAAGCGGTAGCTAAGTCAAAGGCCGGCCCGCAGGTCTGTTTTAT from Acidimicrobiia bacterium includes these protein-coding regions:
- a CDS encoding alpha/beta hydrolase, whose amino-acid sequence is MSFLNEVKRHNVDAFGYRMHVAEMGEGPLVLFVHGFPESWYSWRNQLPALAAAGYRAAAIDVRGYGSSATPEGFDAYRLVDLAADCVGVVQALGETTATIVGHDWGSPIAAAAARLRPDVFTAMALLSVPYDARNDHRPSETFASFSDTEEFYITYFQKPGQAEAEIAKDPRRWLAGFYFSASGDCPPPEPGQKSMGFVPPGGLLSDGFSYPSSPLEWMTDADLDFYTAEFAKAGFTGGLNRYRCIDYDWVDLRAWHHAAIRQPSLFIGGEKDGPTQWGAGAISRYPETLPGLRGTHILEGAGHWLQQEAAETVNDLLLEFLDGL
- a CDS encoding amino acid permease, coding for MSDNKSGKLTRSLGLRHVFSLSTGAMLSSGLFLLPGLAAAKAGPAAILAYLIAGVFAVPAMLSVAELSTALPKAGGAYYFLERALGPAVGTVAGFGTWLSLVLKDAFAMVGMSAYLVLVLDVNTTWLALALIGFFTFINVVGSKASASVQLAMVAFVIAVMGWFLVEGLWETKARGLDDPNLEPFFTTGSSGVMAVVGLVFVSYGGLTKVASAAEEVEDPSHRIPLGMALSLGVATLLYTLGVLVAVVVVPPEQLHQDLAPIHTAAVAVLPPLGVGLIVIAALAAFASAVNAGIMAAARYPMAMAQDGLLPARLGGIGKFGTPTVGVVMTGSSIAVVVLIFDAEAIAKLASAFVLLTLGLVNLAVLVLRASRIQSYAPAFRAPLYPFTQFAGLAVSVYLIWQLGPVPQLFVLIVSVVAWTWHHFYAQGRTKRAGAIRHVFERWGSEVDRGLDREMSAAMAGHGLRDVDDYHGLIARASVLSIPEGTDISEAADRAATVLSDQIGLSRERVTERFLETGSLWIQPSSDHPTATPVALFEAIDDDQLVIVRSAAGIRIPAAWGGSGERVNALFFLAGTTANAGRSLRLAGELASHLHTGAREVGEAADEASVKSALLPEAMITQYTLFPEGLDAALIGKKVGALGLPKGVEVAALIRFGVSLPVEDELVLEADDQLTLVGPAEVMPAPGAPIPASR
- a CDS encoding nitroreductase family protein; protein product: MTFQPGLSKGNDIGLLDGLMTNRAMRRYSEQPVSEEDIWTCLRAAVQAPSGGNIQPYQFMVVQDPALRLGLADLYRRGWDRYGPAVAPQEFPNDQVRESWARNNRATEHLAQTLEHVPVHVLVLMPTIDMTIYDDEGAMPVGPTHASVYPAVQNFMLAARSLGLGTSLTTLHRIYEDEVRQLLGIPERYEVLALLPLGHPTGHWGVAPRYRGAEKITSWDLFGQKRS